One stretch of Nitrospirae bacterium CG2_30_53_67 DNA includes these proteins:
- a CDS encoding 50S ribosomal protein L3: MMTELIGKKIGMSQVFEKEGGRLIPVTVVQAGPCRVIQIKSEKTDGYNAVQLGFEEENRKNRLNKPETGHCKKNGLPLYRHLREVRLPDLSGIEVGMEFKADLFAAGEEVAVTGISKGKGFAGVVKRHGFSGGPMSHGSRFHRSPGSIGHHATPNKIFKGKPMAGHMGVERVTVKNLKVVEILPDQNIILIQGAVPGGENGILRIRKKPGKEAAAKGKE, from the coding sequence ATGATGACCGAGTTGATCGGGAAGAAGATCGGGATGAGCCAGGTTTTTGAGAAAGAGGGAGGCCGGCTTATTCCTGTAACGGTGGTACAGGCCGGTCCCTGCCGGGTCATCCAGATCAAGAGCGAGAAGACGGACGGCTATAATGCCGTGCAGCTCGGTTTTGAAGAAGAAAACAGGAAGAACCGGTTGAATAAGCCGGAGACCGGTCACTGCAAAAAGAACGGGCTTCCCCTGTACCGGCATCTGCGCGAGGTGAGGCTTCCGGATCTCTCCGGCATAGAGGTCGGCATGGAGTTCAAGGCGGATCTCTTCGCTGCAGGAGAGGAGGTTGCCGTAACCGGCATCAGCAAGGGAAAGGGGTTTGCCGGCGTGGTGAAAAGGCATGGTTTCAGCGGCGGGCCTATGTCGCACGGTTCTCGTTTTCACAGGTCGCCCGGCTCAATCGGCCACCATGCCACCCCGAACAAGATCTTTAAAGGGAAACCCATGGCCGGGCATATGGGCGTAGAACGGGTGACCGTGAAGAATCTAAAAGTGGTGGAGATTCTTCCGGACCAGAATATCATCCTGATCCAGGGCGCGGTGCCTGGAGGAGAGAACGGGATTTTGCGGATCAGGAAGAAGCCGGGGAAGGAAGCAGCGGCCAAGGGCAAAGAATAG